A stretch of Caenorhabditis elegans chromosome IV DNA encodes these proteins:
- the C01G5.25 gene encoding uncharacterized protein (Confirmed by transcript evidence), with the protein MGTLRNIRHHIAVSVRRLLKSPRNSVSKIKLHRNSRGEYGTPELNTPDSSRSVSFTEAITWPYIDEDINEE; encoded by the exons aaacatTCGCCATCACATTGCTGTTTCCGTCCGACGACTTCTGAAATCACCTAGGAATAGcgtctcaaaaataaaacttcatCGAAACTCTCGAGGAGAATATGGGACACCCGAACTGAA TACTCCCGACTCATCACGCAGTGTTTCATTCACGGAAGCAATAACCTGGCCGTACATCGATGAAGATATTAATGAAGAATAG